A DNA window from Chlamydia buteonis contains the following coding sequences:
- a CDS encoding peptide ABC transporter substrate-binding protein, which yields MRKISMGICFGFLISSSLMLHGCKHFRQSQDHLSINMKDDPRSLDPREVRLLSDINLIKHIYEGLVQENTRTGNLEPALAESYSLSDDGKTYTFYLKKAYWSNGDPLTSEDFIASWKQVVSQEVSGVYNFAFDPIKNIKQIQQGALSEEHIGFHAKDDQTLVIELESPTSHFLKLLALPIFFPVHKEQRELQQTLPIASSAFYPKKIKQKQWLRLEKNPYYYNQEQVKTQAITVHFVPDPNTAALLFNQGKLDWQGPPWGERIPTETLAHLQSTGNLHSFDVAGTSWLTFNVNKFPLNHTKLRKALSLALDKESLVSTIFLDRAKPAQHLLPNNLHTYPNLDLPTKEQRKHLAKKLFKEALEELNISAKDLESHSLVFPAGSSASALMVQLIREQWKDTLGFSIPIVGKEFALLQTELASGHFSLSTGGWFADFSDPMAFLTIFAHPSGVPPYVVNHKDYMTLLATIQEERDLNKRRELISQASLYLETFHIIEPIYHDAFHFALNKKLSNFDFSPTGVVDFRYVKAP from the coding sequence ATGCGCAAGATATCAATGGGAATCTGCTTCGGCTTCCTTATCTCCTCTTCCCTAATGCTTCATGGATGTAAACATTTTCGCCAATCTCAAGACCACCTTTCTATCAACATGAAAGACGACCCGCGTTCTTTAGATCCTCGCGAAGTTCGTCTACTATCTGATATTAATTTAATTAAGCATATTTATGAGGGATTGGTTCAGGAAAATACGCGCACAGGAAATCTAGAACCAGCACTTGCTGAGAGCTACTCCCTTTCCGATGATGGCAAGACCTATACTTTTTATTTAAAGAAGGCATATTGGAGTAATGGAGATCCTTTAACATCAGAAGATTTTATTGCTTCTTGGAAACAAGTTGTAAGCCAAGAAGTTTCGGGTGTTTATAATTTTGCTTTTGATCCTATTAAGAATATTAAGCAAATACAGCAAGGAGCGCTCTCTGAAGAGCATATAGGGTTTCATGCGAAGGATGATCAAACTTTAGTCATTGAATTAGAATCTCCAACCTCACATTTTCTTAAGCTGCTAGCATTACCTATTTTCTTTCCGGTACATAAGGAGCAACGCGAGTTACAACAAACTTTGCCGATTGCGAGTAGTGCCTTTTATCCTAAAAAGATCAAACAAAAACAATGGCTACGTCTTGAAAAAAATCCTTACTACTACAATCAAGAACAAGTAAAAACTCAAGCAATTACCGTACATTTTGTCCCCGACCCAAATACCGCTGCCTTATTGTTTAATCAAGGCAAATTAGATTGGCAAGGTCCTCCTTGGGGAGAACGTATCCCTACAGAAACTCTTGCTCACCTACAGTCTACAGGTAACCTACATTCCTTCGATGTTGCAGGGACTTCCTGGCTAACCTTTAACGTCAATAAATTCCCCCTTAATCACACAAAGTTAAGGAAAGCACTATCTTTAGCCTTAGATAAGGAATCCTTAGTATCCACAATCTTTTTAGATAGAGCAAAGCCTGCACAACATTTGCTCCCAAATAACTTACATACCTACCCAAATTTAGATCTTCCTACGAAAGAACAACGTAAGCATCTTGCCAAGAAACTTTTTAAAGAGGCCTTGGAAGAGCTAAATATTTCAGCAAAGGATTTAGAAAGTCATTCCCTGGTCTTTCCTGCTGGCTCTTCGGCAAGCGCTTTAATGGTACAATTAATTCGCGAACAGTGGAAGGATACCCTTGGGTTTTCTATCCCTATAGTAGGAAAAGAATTTGCACTTTTACAAACAGAACTAGCCTCAGGGCATTTCTCTTTGTCAACTGGAGGATGGTTTGCTGATTTTTCTGATCCTATGGCATTTCTAACCATTTTTGCTCATCCTTCAGGAGTGCCTCCTTATGTAGTGAACCATAAGGATTACATGACTCTTCTCGCCACGATTCAAGAAGAAAGAGATCTCAATAAGCGCCGTGAGTTGATTTCACAAGCATCACTCTATCTAGAAACTTTTCATATCATTGAACCAATCTATCATGATGCGTTTCATTTTGCATTAAACAAAAAGTTATCCAATTTCGACTTTTCCCCTACCGGAGTCGTAGATTTTCGCTACGTTAAAGCCCCTTAA
- the tsaD gene encoding tRNA (adenosine(37)-N6)-threonylcarbamoyltransferase complex transferase subunit TsaD, with protein MLTLGLESSCDETACALVDANAKIVANVVSSQQDHVSYGGIVPELASRAHLQVFPSVVQSALKESGVSLEDIDLVAVTHTPGLIGSLAIGVNFAKGLAVGCQKPIIGVNHVEAHLYAAYMEASSVEFPALGLVVSGAHTAIFLMEDPLTYKLIGKSRDDAIGETFDKVARFLGLPYPGGALIEKLAVHGCESSYPFSPSKVPGYDLSFSGLKTAVLYAIKGNNSNHRTPLPELSETQKNNISASFQKAAFTSIAQKLPNIVKKFSCRSILVGGGVANNKYFQSLLKNALDLPLYFPSSKLCTDNAAMIAGLGRELFLSEKITLGITPCARYQWESASASLSPLP; from the coding sequence GGTTGGAAAGCTCTTGTGATGAGACCGCGTGTGCTTTAGTAGATGCTAACGCGAAAATTGTAGCAAATGTCGTCTCCTCCCAACAAGATCACGTTTCTTATGGAGGCATAGTTCCTGAACTAGCTTCTCGAGCTCATCTTCAAGTTTTCCCTTCTGTGGTGCAGTCTGCTTTAAAGGAGTCGGGAGTTTCTTTAGAAGATATTGATTTGGTTGCAGTCACACATACGCCAGGACTTATAGGTTCTCTAGCTATAGGAGTGAACTTTGCTAAAGGTTTGGCTGTAGGATGTCAGAAACCTATAATTGGAGTAAATCATGTTGAGGCGCATCTTTACGCCGCCTACATGGAAGCAAGCTCAGTGGAATTCCCTGCACTAGGTTTAGTAGTTTCTGGAGCTCACACCGCTATATTTTTGATGGAAGACCCTTTAACTTATAAGTTAATAGGAAAAAGTCGAGATGATGCTATAGGAGAAACTTTCGATAAGGTGGCGCGGTTTTTGGGTTTGCCATATCCCGGAGGGGCTTTAATAGAAAAACTTGCAGTTCATGGATGTGAATCATCCTATCCTTTTTCTCCCTCGAAAGTTCCAGGTTATGATTTGTCTTTTAGTGGATTAAAAACAGCTGTTCTTTATGCAATTAAGGGGAATAATAGTAATCATCGCACTCCACTGCCAGAGCTTTCTGAAACTCAAAAGAACAATATTTCAGCGTCTTTTCAAAAAGCCGCATTCACTAGCATTGCACAAAAACTTCCTAATATTGTAAAAAAATTTTCGTGCAGGTCTATACTTGTTGGAGGGGGAGTAGCAAACAATAAGTATTTCCAAAGCTTGTTAAAAAATGCTCTAGATTTGCCTTTATACTTTCCTTCTTCTAAGTTATGTACAGATAATGCTGCGATGATAGCAGGATTAGGAAGAGAGTTATTTCTCTCAGAAAAAATCACTTTAGGAATTACTCCATGCGCAAGATATCAATGGGAATCTGCTTCGGCTTCCTTATCTCCTCTTCCCTAA